TCAATCCCCCCACCCATCGGTAAACTTTCAATCCCATATTCTGGGATTTCGTAACCCATTTTTTCCATATAGCCTTTGACATCAACACCCTTCTCTCGAAGCGTACGATACGTCCAGTAGGCTGGGATATTCCATGAGTAGTTAAGGGCTTCTCCCAATGTCATCATTCCCGTACCAGGACTATTGACATACATGATGGGGTTCCCGTTTGAGAAGTTGGTAGGATAGTTTGATAAGATACTTGCACTCCCCATCAAACCTTGGTCAATAGCGATACCATAGGCCAATATAGGTTTTGTGGTTGAAGCTGGAGAACGCTTGGTATCGATAGCGTGATTGTTCTGATTTTCTTGATAATTACGACCACCGACAAACCCAAGGATAGCTCCCGTTTGGTTGTCCATGAGGACATTCCCCACCTCAGGCTGACCTGTCGAATCATCTAGCAGATAACCGTAGGTCGCAACCGCATTTTGCATCGCAGCATGAACATTTTTATTGATAGTTGTCGTAATCTTATAGCCACCATTTTCAATTTCCTTAGTGGCTAAATCACGATAGGATTTCTGAATGGACTCATTCTTTAATTCTTGCGCAGAAACATTATCTCGTTGGACAAGGTAGTCGTACATGCGGTCAGTAGCTTCTGCCAAGGTTGCATAGTAGAGATAGTCACGCGAAGTACCACTAACACTACCGGATGGTAGGAAATCTTTCTTAAAGTCATAATCTTTGTACTTATCGTAGTCTTCCTGACTTAGAGCCCCTGTCCGGTACATGTTGTAGAGGACATCCTTGGCACGCTTGATTCCCAGAGCCATGTCCTCATCACTCTTCATACTACCATCAGATTCATAAGGAGAATAACTGATTGGACTCTGTGGCAACCCTGCGATAAAGGCAGCTTGAGGGACCGTTAAATCCGAAGCATTGACCCCAAAGATTCCTTCTGCAGCCTGCTGGGCACCTGCAATATTTTGACCTTTATGATTGCGACCAAAAGGAGCAATGTTAAGGTAGGTTGTCAAGATCTCATCCTTACCCATGGCCCGTTCTAAAGCTAGAGCATCAATAATCTCTTTAGCCTTACGAGCTAGAGTTGGAGCATCCCCCACCACTTGCTGCTTGATGACCTGCTGGGTCAAGGTCGAACCACCACTAGACGAGCCCAGACCGACAAAGGTTCCCAAAGTCGCACGAATAACGGCCTTAGGCACAACTCCCTTGTGTTCATTGAAATGCTCGTCCTCTGTCGCAACAATGGCTTTCTTAAGATTGTCTGAGATAGCATCTGAAGCGACTGAAGTGCGCAATAAATCGCCCTCGATCGAGGCAATGGTACTGCCGTCAGAATAAGTGATTTCTGAAATAGAGGCAATATCCTTCACTTGCTTGACCAACTCTTCTGCTTGAGGTACCTGGGCCTTGTCAAATAGAGCGACTCCATAACCCATAGCCACACCAGCGCCAAACAGTCCACCGATAAAGCCTAAGATAAAGAGAGTATTAAAGACTATTTTAAACCCACTCAAAACCTTAGCAAAAATAGACCCTGCCCTTCTAACTTTGTCAGAAGAGGTCCCCTTTTTACCGGTTTTCTTATTAGCTAGTTTTTTTGCTAGTCTTTTCTTCCATTTTGCAATTCGTTGCATTAGCTGCTGGAAAAAATGCAGCATTTTTGTTTTTAATTCATTAATTCTTTCTTTCATGAATGTCCTCGCTTTCTCTATTATACCATAAAAGGGAAACTTTCAATAAAATAGCCACTTTCTTCCCTATTCCACTAGGCTATTGTCCGAGTTTGTGATACAATAGGTAGAAACAATATTTTATAAAGGAGAAAAGACACATGCACATTTTTGATGAGCTAAAAGAGCGTGGTTTGATTTTTCAAACGACTGATGAAGAAGCTTTGCGTAAAGCCCTAGAAGAAGGTCAAGTTTCTTATTATACTGGCTACGATCCAACTGCTGACAGCCTTCACCTCGGCCACCTTGTCGCAATCTTGACCAGTCGTCGCTTGCAGTTAGCAGGTCATAAACCATATGCGCTCGTTGGCGGTGCTACAGGTCTCATCGGAGATCCGTCCTTCAAAGATGCTGAGCGTAGTCTCCAAACAAAAGACACAGTAGAGGGCTGGGTCAAGTCTATCCAAGGGCAACTTTCTCGTTTTCTTGACTTTGAAAATGGTGAAAATAAGGCTGTCATGGTCAACAACTACGACTGGTTTGGCAGTATCAGCTTCATTGACTTCCTCCGTGACGTCGGAAAATACTTCACTGTCAACTACATGATGAGTAAGGAATCTGTGAAGAAACGGATCGAGACAGGGATTTCTTACACTGAGTTTGCCTACCAAATCATGCAAGGGTACGACTTCTATGTCCTTAACCAAGACTACAATGTTACTCTGCAAATCGGTGGTTCTGACCAGTGGGGAAATATGACAGCTGGTACCGAATTGCTTCGTCGTAAGGCTGACAAGACTGGTCACGTGATCACTGTTCCACTCATCACAGACGCAACTGGTAAGAAATTTGGTAAGTCAGAAGGAAACGCAGTTTGGCTTAACCCTGAAAAGACTTCTCCATACGAAATGTACCAATTCTGGATGAACGTGATGGATGCTGACGCTGTTCGCTTCTTGAAAATCTTTACCTTCTTGTCACTCGATGAGATTGAAGACATCCGCAAAGAGTTTGAAGCGGCTCCACACGAACGCTTGGCACAAAAGGTCCTCGCTCGTGAAGTCGTGACTCTTGTTCACGGAGAAGAAGCTTACAAAGAAGCCCTTAACATCACCGAGCAACTCTTTGCTGGAAACATCAAAAACCTTTCTGTCAAAGAACTCAAACAAGGACTTCGTGGAGTGCCAAACTACCAAGTAAAAGCAGACGAAAACCACAATATCGTGGAACTCCTCGTGTCATCTGGTGTGGTGAATTCAAAACGCCAAGCCCGTGAAGACGTCCAAAACGGAGCTATCTACGTCAACGGCGACCGTATCCAAGACCTTGACTATGTCTTGAGTGACGCAGATAAGTTAGAAAACGAACTCACTGTTATCCGCCGCGGGAAGAAGAAATACTTTGTGTTGACTTACTAAATTGTTAAACATTTACCTATAAACAAAGGAGTTACCCTCGAGAAAGGTAACTCCTTTTTGCTGTGAATAGTCCCCACCTATCCCTTAATAGACAGGCTACGCAGGACTATGCGTAAGGTTGTTAGATTATGTAGGATAGAGAGGTTTGAAGGACTGAGCCAATTAAACAAGCCAAAGCCAATCAAACTACTATTTACGACAACGGTATCTTGAATATTCTTCTTGATGAGTGTTTGCAAAGATGATGATAGCCAATCCAACTCTTGGAAGAAATCCAAACGATTATCTAACAATAAGATATCGCTCATCTGCTTAGAAATATCTGCACTCTCATTCATCACCACACCGATATCTGATAGGGTTAGAGCCGCTGAGTCATTCAATCCATCTCCAACCATCAAAATCGTGTGACCTGCTTTCTGCAGTTCCTCTACTAACTCAAATTTCCCATCAGGTTTCAAGTCTGTATAGACCTGATCAAAGGGCAAATCTTTGACTAATTCCTCTGTCCTAACCAAGGTGTCCCCTGTTGCCAGAATCAATTTTTTCCCTTGTGCCTTAAGTTTCTCCAAGGCTGCTTTTGCTTCTTTTCTCAAAGGAGTATGAATGCAGAACATTCCAATCAATTCATTCTGATAAGCCAAGAATAAGAGATTGTAGTGACTCTTGTACTCTTCAATTAAAGCATTTTGTTCTGAACTGATATGAATCTGCTCATCCTGCATCAAGACATAATTCCCAATAAGAACTGGTTGGCCATCTATATGAGATTTGATCCCCTTGCTTGCAATATATTGGAGTTTCCCATGCATTTCCTCATGTTCAATTCCCTCTATCTCAGCTTGCTTGACGATGGCATTAGCAATAGGATGATAAATGTGTTCCTCAAGACAGGCACTGATTCTGAGAATATCTTCCTCACTATAGTCCCCAAAAGGTAACACCTTTTCAACTATAGGATAACTAGTTGTGATTGTTCCCGTCTTATCAAACAAGAAAGTATCAACTTCCAGATATTTCTCCAGAACATCCCCATCCTTAATCACCATTTCACGGTTCAACCCCTCCTTGATAGCTGTCAAATAAGCTACAGGAGTAGAGATTTTCAAAGCGCAGGAGAAATCGACTAATAGGAAAGAAATAGCCTTAGAAAAAGAACCTGTTAATAGGTAAGTTAGCCCAGCCCCCAAGAAATTATATTTGACGACCTTATCCGCCATCTTGATGAAATAGCGTTGTTTCGTTTTCTTGTTTTCTTCAGATTTCTTCATTAACTCAATCAGTTGTAAAATCCGGCTGTTCATCTGATTATCGGTTACACGAATGCGTAACTCTCCAGTTTCTAATACTGTATTTGCACAAACCAAATCAGACTCTCTTTTTTCAACTGGAAAACTCTCTCCCGTCAAGGAACTTTCGTTGACCATACCTAAACCTGAAACTACTTGTCCATCAAACAGAATTTCATTTCCTTGAGATAGGACCAAGACATCTCCTATTTGAACATCGGAACTCTTGATACTAACAACCGTATCGCCCTGTACTAAGAATACGTCGCTCTCTTTTGCAAGAAGGCTTTGTTCTAAATCTGTTGCAGTTTTTTTCAAAGACCACTGATCTAAATGATTCCCCAAATCAAGCATAAACATGATATTGCTAGCTGTCTTGGATTGGTTCATAAACAAGGACAATAAAATCGCCGAACAGTCCAAGACTTCCATCGTTAGTTCCTTACGCGCTAGTGTTTGATAGGCTTCTCTAATATAACCCAAAGCCTGATAACAAGTCCATATAT
This window of the Streptococcus sp. D7B5 genome carries:
- the pbp1b gene encoding penicillin-binding protein PBP1B: MKERINELKTKMLHFFQQLMQRIAKWKKRLAKKLANKKTGKKGTSSDKVRRAGSIFAKVLSGFKIVFNTLFILGFIGGLFGAGVAMGYGVALFDKAQVPQAEELVKQVKDIASISEITYSDGSTIASIEGDLLRTSVASDAISDNLKKAIVATEDEHFNEHKGVVPKAVIRATLGTFVGLGSSSGGSTLTQQVIKQQVVGDAPTLARKAKEIIDALALERAMGKDEILTTYLNIAPFGRNHKGQNIAGAQQAAEGIFGVNASDLTVPQAAFIAGLPQSPISYSPYESDGSMKSDEDMALGIKRAKDVLYNMYRTGALSQEDYDKYKDYDFKKDFLPSGSVSGTSRDYLYYATLAEATDRMYDYLVQRDNVSAQELKNESIQKSYRDLATKEIENGGYKITTTINKNVHAAMQNAVATYGYLLDDSTGQPEVGNVLMDNQTGAILGFVGGRNYQENQNNHAIDTKRSPASTTKPILAYGIAIDQGLMGSASILSNYPTNFSNGNPIMYVNSPGTGMMTLGEALNYSWNIPAYWTYRTLREKGVDVKGYMEKMGYEIPEYGIESLPMGGGIDVTVAQHTNGYQTLANNGVYHKKHMIAKIESTDGRLVYEHKDEPVQVYSKATATIMQSLLRDVISSRITSSFQTDLTTINPSLARADWIGKTGTTNEDENMWLMLSTPRLTLGGWLGHDDNRPLAKGAGHYRNANYMAHLVNAIQQAEPGIWGNERFNLDPSVTKSQVLRSTGQKPGKVSINGKEIEVSGSTVTSYWATKEGAPVTTYRFAIGGSDADYLNAWKNILGSIPAVTPPSSSSSSSSGSSSSSGNTQSGSTGRSRLFNR
- a CDS encoding heavy metal translocating P-type ATPase, which translates into the protein MSFKVLHRGYQHIRLSSSFSLTLDIQDYLRSLARDEKGIESIQFYMDQQHFTLRIKEGFSVLDNAEAFLKRIDKGKVSELMTLPIRREESAYSIVSGAAIKRVLFRSFVPYPIRYIWTCYQALGYIREAYQTLARKELTMEVLDCSAILLSLFMNQSKTASNIMFMLDLGNHLDQWSLKKTATDLEQSLLAKESDVFLVQGDTVVSIKSSDVQIGDVLVLSQGNEILFDGQVVSGLGMVNESSLTGESFPVEKRESDLVCANTVLETGELRIRVTDNQMNSRILQLIELMKKSEENKKTKQRYFIKMADKVVKYNFLGAGLTYLLTGSFSKAISFLLVDFSCALKISTPVAYLTAIKEGLNREMVIKDGDVLEKYLEVDTFLFDKTGTITTSYPIVEKVLPFGDYSEEDILRISACLEEHIYHPIANAIVKQAEIEGIEHEEMHGKLQYIASKGIKSHIDGQPVLIGNYVLMQDEQIHISSEQNALIEEYKSHYNLLFLAYQNELIGMFCIHTPLRKEAKAALEKLKAQGKKLILATGDTLVRTEELVKDLPFDQVYTDLKPDGKFELVEELQKAGHTILMVGDGLNDSAALTLSDIGVVMNESADISKQMSDILLLDNRLDFFQELDWLSSSLQTLIKKNIQDTVVVNSSLIGFGLFNWLSPSNLSILHNLTTLRIVLRSLSIKG
- the tyrS gene encoding tyrosine--tRNA ligase, whose amino-acid sequence is MHIFDELKERGLIFQTTDEEALRKALEEGQVSYYTGYDPTADSLHLGHLVAILTSRRLQLAGHKPYALVGGATGLIGDPSFKDAERSLQTKDTVEGWVKSIQGQLSRFLDFENGENKAVMVNNYDWFGSISFIDFLRDVGKYFTVNYMMSKESVKKRIETGISYTEFAYQIMQGYDFYVLNQDYNVTLQIGGSDQWGNMTAGTELLRRKADKTGHVITVPLITDATGKKFGKSEGNAVWLNPEKTSPYEMYQFWMNVMDADAVRFLKIFTFLSLDEIEDIRKEFEAAPHERLAQKVLAREVVTLVHGEEAYKEALNITEQLFAGNIKNLSVKELKQGLRGVPNYQVKADENHNIVELLVSSGVVNSKRQAREDVQNGAIYVNGDRIQDLDYVLSDADKLENELTVIRRGKKKYFVLTY